A window of Phytoactinopolyspora mesophila genomic DNA:
GTGGGGCCGGTCCTGCAGGGATTGCGCAAACCGGTCAACGACCTCTCACGGGGCGCTCTCGTGTCGGACATCGTCAACACGATCGCGATCACCGGAATCCAGGCCCAGACCAGCGACGCGGAAGACTAGATGGGCGCGGCACATAGAGTCTCCCCTCGCCCAGCGGACTCGCTCGTGCCTCGCTCGCCGATGCCCGCCACACCATGGTGAGACTCTATGTGTCACGCCCAGTATGCCTTGCGCCTTCACGTCAGTGCTGGTCAGCGACTTGCGAGTGTGATGACGTCTTCAAGATCGTGTTTGGCGATATCCGGATCCGGCGCTGGGTACATACCGATGCTATGCACTCCGGCAGCTTCCAGCGCCTCGATGTGCTGCATGGCATCGTCCATGGTGCCGATGGGCGCGAGCTCGGTCCACCAGTCCGGCGGCATGGTCACCAGTCCGTCGACGCCGTGCTGGGCAAAGCGCGCCAGGAGGTCGTCGCAGAATGGGAGCGCCCGGATGCCCGGCGACGGGTCGTCGAGCAGCCCCGCCAGCCACGGCGCCATGGTCCGGTAGGCGCTGCGCCGCTCCTGCTGGACACAGATGACGGAGAAGACGGCCACGTGGAAAGGATCAGGGTGGCCGGCCTGCTCACGGGCCCACCGCACGTAGGACGGGCCGGCCGGTTCGGCGAGGACGACGCCCCCGGCGACACGCCCGGCCATGGCCAGGGACTTCGGCCCCCGCACACCGGCGAGCAGCGGCGGCACGGGGTCCGGCGGGTGGTACAACTGGACGTCGTCGAGATACACGTGCTCACCGTGCATGGTGACCCGTTCTCCGGCGAGCAGCCGCCGCACCGCGACCATCACTTCTTCAAGCGTGCGCACCGGCGACGAGGGACGTACGCCCATCTGCGCCATCCACGATTGGACGCCGTGCCCGATACCGGGCAGCACCCGTCCCGGCGCCAGATTGCACAACGTGGCGATCTCCATGGCCGTGACGGCGGAGGTACGGGCGACCGCGGGAAGAATGCCAATGCCTACGGTGAGTCGCTCACTCACCGACAGCGCCGAAGCCGCCAGACTTACCCCTGCGGTATAGAAACAATCCTCGATCACCCAGAGCTGGTCGGCTCCATGATCGAGGCGTCGGGCAAAATCGGTCACCAATGCGGCCGGGAAAGTCCGGTCGAAACACATGCCGATGCGGGTTCGTGTCGTCACCATGCCGAGACCGTATCGGGAGAGACTGACAGAATCGGAGAAAGACGCAGAGCCTCGCCATCAGGGCGGCGAGACAGCTGTTCAGAGACACACATTCGGGGTGTAGTGATGAGCGCAACCGTGCTCGTGCTCAACTGTGGATCGTCGTCGATCAAGTACCAGCTCATCGACGCGGACAACGCCAATGTTCTCGCCCGTGGTCTGGTGGAACGCATCGGCGAGGACGGCGGGCACGTTCGCCACGAGGCCGGCGGCTCCGTCGTCGATCATGACCTCACGCTCGCCGACCATCAGGCCGGCCTGAGAGCCGTACTCGATACGTTCGAGGAGCACGGCCCGGCGCTGGCCGACTCGAACATCGCCGCCGTGGGCCATCGAGTGGTGCACGGCGGCGAACAGTTCTCCGGCCCGGTGATCATCGACGACACCGTCGAGGACACCATCGACGGATTGTCATCGCTGGCTCCGCTGCACAATCCGCCGAATCTCGCCGGCATCCGGGTGGCCCGGCAGGTGCTGGACAACCTGCCGCACGTAGCCGTCTTCGACACCGCTTTCCACCAGAGCCTGCCGCCCGCGGCCTACACCTACGCGATCGGCCGCGACGTCGCTCGGCGGCACCACGTCCGGCGTTACGGGTTCCATGGAACATCGGTCGCCTACGTCGCCGGCGAGGCCGTCCGGTTCCTGGAACGCGATGCGCAGAAGACCAATCTGATCGTTCTGCACCTGGGGAACGGCGCGTCGGCCACGGCGGTGCGCTCCGGCCGCTCGGTGGACACCTCGATGGGACTCACCCCGCTGGAAGGGCTCGTCATGGGATCACGCAGCGGCGACATCGACGCCGGTGTGCTCCTGCACCTCGCCCGGGAAGCCGGCATGTCGTTCGACGACCTCGACGATCTGCTCAACCGCAACAGCGGCATGGTGGGTCTGACCGGCGAGCGGGATCTGCGCGAGGTTCATCGGCTGGCGGGAGAAGACGACGAGGACGCCATCCTGGCTCGCGATGTCTATTGCCACCGGATCCGCCGCTACGTCGGGGCCTTCCTGGCCGTTCTCGGTGAGACCCACGCCATCGTGTTCACCGGCGGCGTCGGCGAGAACGACGCCTGGGTGCGCTCACGCTCGCTGGCTGGCCTGCGCGGACTGGGAATCGCGGTGGACCACGTCCGCAACGCTTCCCAAGGTCCCCGGGCGCGTTACATCTCGCCGGACGGAGCCGGCACGGCGGTGCTCGTCGTTCCCACCGACGAAGAACTGGAGATCGCCCGGCAGACGTTGTCGACGGTGGGCGAGCTGACCATCAGCCCGGGGTGACCGTGAAGGCCGTACCGGTGCCGGAGACGACGACGTCCGGCTCCGAAGCGGGAACGAACGCGGCCTGCCCGGAGCGCAGCTGGAGGCTATCGCCGGCGTCTTGCGCCGAGCCCGCCCGCACGGCCACCGCGCCGTCGACGACGAGCACAACCCGGGGCCCGCTGCCACTCGGGCGGATCTCCTCAGCATCGAGCTGGAGCCGGGCCAGGCGGAACTCGTCGAGCCCGGGAACCGGGTAGACCTGCTCACCCGCCTGGGTGTCCTGAGGCACGATCAGCATCCCGCCGTCGGGCTCGTAACGCAGAATACGCAACACCTCGGCCGCGTCCACGTGTTTGGGGGTCAAGCCCGCGCGAAGGGTGTTGTCCGAGCTGGCCTGCGGTTCGACCGCGAACCCGGACAGATACGCATGCGGCACACCTGCCGCCACGAAAGCGGCCTCACCAGGATTGAGCCGAATGCGGCGCATCAGCAACGCCAGCAAGAGGCCGCGGTCGTCCGGATACGTCGCCGCCAGTTGGTCCACCACCGCGAACGGCTCATGACTCGAGTGCGCCCGGGCTTCGTCGGCGAGTGTGCGTGCTATCCGGACAGCTTCGGACTCGGGCAGGCTCAGCCAGGCCGTTACCAAGCGCCGCAGCCCGTCGCCCTGCCTGAGCATGGCGATGGCTTGGGTGAATTCTTCCCGCCCGCTGAGTTCCAGCGCGGCGGCGACCTCGGCCGGGTCACGGAACCCGAGTAGGGCTTCGAACTCGGTGAGCGCCACGACCATCTCGGGTTTGTGGTTACGGTCCTGGTAGGAACGCTTCGGCGACCCCAGCGGTGTACCCGCGGCGTCCTCGGCGTCGAACCCCTCGGCGGCCTGCGCGATGGTGGGGTGAGCCTGGATGGACAGCGGACGCTCGATGGCGAGAATCTTCAGCAGGTAGGGCAGCGCGGCCCCGAACCGGTCGAGGACACCTGGTCCGAGCGCGCCAGCCGGATCGGCGGCGATGTACTGGTCCAGCGTGCGCCCGTCACCCGCGACGACGGAGGGCGAGCCCGGGTGCGCGCCCACCCACAGCTCGGCTTGAGGGTCGCCGGTCGGGTCCAGCCCGAGCAAATCGGGGATGACCGTCGCCGATCCCCACGCGTACGAACGCACCGGATTCTCGAGAAGTACAGCCACGGTCTGCCACTCTACTTTGCGCGCTGAGGCCCGCTACCCTCGAATCCCACGCCGGGCGCGAAAAGGCTCGCGCCCGGGGCCGTGACACTAGAACTGGCCGGTAGTGGTTCCGCCGCTGCCGGAGGCCGGGGTGATCGCGACGTTGTTGGCTCCTGGTTGCCACTGGTCAGCGACCTCCGGATAGCCGTCCTCCGCCCGCTTGATGCACTTCCATTCGACGGTGGTGTTCGGCGGGAGATTGCCGATGGTGCCGGTCCAGGTCGGATACGAGCTGGGCTCCAGCTTGACCGCGCTGGCCGGGGACCACGCGCCGAGCCGTGGCACGCCGCCGACGGCGTACACCGACTGGCCGATAGTGGTGGTGCCGTTCTCGCAGACGAAGTCCAGCGTCACCGGCTGCTCGCCGAGAGTGAACTCGAAAGTCTTCGATGACGCCACACTCGTTTCGCCGGACTTGGCGACCACCAGATTGCCCCCGGCGTTGAACCAACCGCTGGCCGCCGCGTCGAAATCGGCCTGGTTGTCGTGCCGGGTGAGAAGTGAACCGTTGAGAGTGACCGACGACGCCTGAGTGTCCTCGACCACCAGTTCCACGATGTTGTCCCGTGCGGACGGAGCACCGGCGTAACCGCCGTCGGCCGCCCCTATCGTCACGGTCGCGGTCGATCCGCTGACCTGCTGGCCCAGCACCGTCGTTCGCACCGCGCCGTCCGCGTAGGCCACGGTTGCGCCGTCGTCCTCGTACAGCGTGAAATCGCTCGCGGTCTCGTCGGCGTAGACGCGGGTGACGAGCTCGTCGCGGGTGCTCGAGTCCAGCCGCCGGCCGTCGACGTTCATGCTCTGCTCATCGACGTGCATCCGGGGAATCACCGCACCGGCCCGGGCGAACGCGGGCAGCCGGAAATCCCCGTTCACGTACAGCGGGACGTCCTCGATCCACTCGCCGTCGCTGTGGAACCACTCGTTCGTGTGGTAGTTGATCCACGAGCCTTCCGGCAGGTAGATGTTCCGCTGCCGCTCACCGGACCCTGCGACGACGCCCACGAGCAGGTCCCGGCCGACCAGCTTCTGGTGGCCCATCTCGCGGACCTCCGGATCGTCCTGGTGGTAGTACACCAGCGGCGGCACCACCGGCTCGCCGTACCGGTAGGCCCGGTGCGCGAGTGAATAGTAGTAGGGCGTCAGCTCGTAGCGCTGCCGGATGTTGGCCAGGTTACTGTCCACGTCACCGATCTCGGCCGGCGAGGTGTGCTCGCAATTACACAGATTCTCCGCGTGCGGGCGCACCGGCACCTCGAACCACGAGCCGTTGGCGAACCATTGTGTGTACAGCTCATCGAGGTCGGAGTCGAGCATCTCACGCCGGAAACCGCCGATGTCCGAGCCGTAGTAGTCGACGCCGGACATGGACATGTGCATCTGGGTGTTCTGCTGTGCCGCGAGCGCGGTCAGCTTCGTACCGATGTCGGCCGACCACATCGCGGCTCCGTGCCGCTGGATGCCCGCCGCCCCGGACCGGGTCAGCAGGAACGGGCGCTGCTCCTCCTCCGCCGCCGCGTACCCGCGAGTGATGCTCTCGGCCCATTTGAGGTTGTACATGTTGTGATAGTCGGCGTGGGCGTGTTTGCCGGGTAGTACCCCGGCCGTCCAGTCGTTCGGGTTGTACATCTCCGGCTCGCCGAGATCGAGCCAGTGGCCCAGCACCCCGTCGTCTATCAGCGCCTGGCGTTTGGCGGCGTGCCAGTAGTCCCCGGCGGCGTCGCTGGTCCAGTCGATCATTCCGCCGCGGCCCCACCAGTCGTTGTCGGTCAGGTAGACCGGGCCGCAAGTGGAGCAGCCGTCCCGGACCAGATGACCGCGTGCTTCCATGTCGGCATGCTCGGCCAGCGCCCGGCCGATATAGGACTCCTCGATGGTCATGATCCCGACGCCGTCGTCGGCTTCGTAGTCAGCAATCCGGCCGGCCGGATCCGGGAACGACGACGTATCCCAGGTCATCGACCCCATCGCGGTGTGGTCGGATCCGGAGCTGACGCCACCGAACCAGTACAGGTCCAGCACGAACCCGTCGACCGGGAACTCCTCGGCCCGCAGCGCGGCCAGCCGGTCGTCGACCTCGGCCCAGCTCTCATAGCCGAACTCCGACACCCAGAGCCCGAACGCCTTCTTCGGCGGCACCGGCGGGTGACCGGTGAGTTCCATGTAGTCCTGACGCAGGTCGGGCAGATCCGCACCCGTCATGGTGTACCAGCGGATCTCGTCCCCCCACGTGCGCACCGACCACGGGTCACCGGTGAGATCCCACTCGGTCTTGTACACCTGGTCGAGAAACAGCCCGTAGCCGGTGCTGTCGGCCCCAACCGCGAACAGCACCGGGATCTGGGTGTTGCCCACCGGGCCGTTGTCCGGGTCGTAGACCATGGCGTTTCCGAACTGACCACCCGGTGAGCGGACCCGGCCCACCCAGTCGCCGTCCGCGCTGCCACCCTGGAAGAACTGCTGGCCGAGACCGTAGGCGTTCTCCATCCCTTCCTTGGTGATGGAGAGGCCCTTCCAGTCCTGGGCCAGGTCGAGCGGGCAGACGGTGTGCAGCACAACGTCGGGGGTGTGCGTGGTGTCGGTGACGGTGGCGCACAATGTGGAGCTGTCCACGTCGATGCGCATGTCAGCGGTCGACAAGGTGGTGCCGTTCTGCTGGAAGGAGCTCGGGCCGGCGTAGTCGGTCTTCGCCACCTGGTCGGTGGTGAACAGCGGCGAGCCGGTTCCCGGGCTGGGGCTGACCCCGGAGACCTCGAAGTGCGCGAGGTCGTCGTCGAGGATCTCGACGATCAGGTAACTGTTCCCGGCCGTGAACTCCACCCGTTCGACGCCGGACTGTTGTGTGGTCGCCGGAGTGGTTCCAGCCGGCTGGGCCGAGGCATCGGTCGACGACGGCGCCAGCGACACGGCCAGCACGCCGGCTGTCGCGAGAATTGCCAGCGACGACGTCCGTCGTAGTGCACGCATCTGGGCTCCCCTCCTACGGCCGGGCGAGAACGAGGTGGTCGAGGTTGATCGCGCCGGTGTCGCCTGACTCGTAGCCGATCCGCACGGTGCGGGATCCCGCGGCGAGGCTCACGTCCAGCGTCGCCTCTCCCCAGTCGCTCCAACTGCCCATACTCGGCAGGGACACCGTGCCCACGACCTGTCCGTCCACCCGAACCGTACGGGTGGCGGTGGAACCGGTCGCGTTGGCGTAGCGGAATCGCAGCCGATGCTGGCCGGTGGCGTCGGCGTGCACGTCGAACTCGACGGCGTCGCCCTGCGCCTCGAACTGGTCAACGAAGCCGGTCCCGGTGAAGCCAGGGTGGTTGTTGTTGGCCGCCGTGCTGACCTGCCCGGCGAACTCCGCCTCATAGGCGGCTTTGTCCACGCCGGACAGCACGACGTCGCGCACCGTCGAAGCGCTCGGCAGTTTGACGTGGGTCAACTGCTGCACCGGATCCCAGTACCAACCGTCGGCCGACGAGACGAGTGCGGCCAGGCTCGACCGCTGCGCCAGCGCACCGCCGCCAACCGTCACAGCGGCCGGTGTAGTGCTGGCGACCTGCAACGTCACAGCTTCACCCAGCGCGGGCACAGCAACCTCCACCTGCTGCGCGGCCCAGTTCTCGGCGGCTGTGACGCTCCGGTGCACACCCGCGTCGTCGTCGAAATACTCGTACGACGACGCACCCGACGGGTACACCCGGAACACCAGGTTGGTGTGTGTCTCGACGTCATTGCCGACTCCGCTGCCGAGCTGGTAATCATCACCCAGATCGAGCGGGATGATGGCGCCCGGCCGGGCGTAGACCGGAATGGTGTCCGTTCCCGCGTGATAGGTCTTGACGCCGGGGCCACTGAAGTGGCCACCATTCCAGAGGTCGTACCACTCGCCCTCCGGCACGTACAAGTCCTTCGCCGATGTTCCGGCGCTGGTGATCGGGGCGACCAGCAGCTGCTCGCCGTACATGTACTGCTGGTCCCAGCCGGCCGCGTCGTTGTCATCCGGGAACGCCAGGCTCATCGCCCGCATCATCGGCACGCCGGAGTCGGCGCTGCGCACCGCCTCGGTGTACGTGTAGGGCATCAGGTTCATCCGGACGTTGGCGAAGTGCCGGAAGATCGGGATCACGGAGCTGTCGCCGGTGCGGGCCTGCACGTTCCATGGGGTACGTGCCTCCGAGGGACTCGGGTCGGCCTTCTCCGAGTGGTACTGCATGATCGGCGAGAACGTGGCCTGGGCGGTGGAGCGTAGATACAGTTCCGCGCTGGGGAACGGACCGGTGAATCCGGCCAGGTCCCACGCCCAGAACGGCACACCAGACTGCCCGGCGCTGAGCCCCGCCCGGATCGCCTCCTGGAACGCGCCGAACGTCGACGTCTGGTCCCCCGCCCAGAAGATCGAGGATGTTTGTGCGCCCGACGTCCCGGCCCGGCTGAAGATGGTGCCGTCGTTGCCGGTCTTGGCCTGTACCTCGTCGTTGTAGGCGTCGAGGTACGAGTTCGGGTACGCGTTGTGCATCTCAGCGCCGTCCCGGCCGTCGGCGAACTCCAGGTCACGACCGAAGATGTGCTCGCCGCCGTCGGTCTTGAACCCGTCGATGCCGATGTCGTCGAACAGGTAGGAGCGTTTGCTCATCCACCAGTCGGTGGCGTCGGGATCGGTGAAGTCGGGGACCAGACTGTCGCCGAACCACTGACCGCTCGGCACCCGGTAGTCGCCGCCGTGACCGCTGCCGACCACAAAGCCCTCGCTCTGCGCATAGCTTCGGTCGTTGAGGTGCTGCTGCGGCGGTACGGGCGGATTGGTGTCGAAGTTCTCCTTGAGCACCGGAATCTGCCACAGCAAGACCCGGATGCCTTGATCGTGGGCGTCGGCCACCATGGCGGCCGGATCTCGCCAGGCGGTACCCGGTGGGAAGGTCAGATCACCGTAACTCAGGCTGTCGGCGCCGGGCGTCGGCTGGTACTCGGCGCCGTGCCACACGTAGAACGTGGCCTCGTCACTCCATTGCTCCAGCACCATCACCGAGTGGGGGATGTCGTGCTGTTCGATGGCGGCCAGCTCGGCCTCGATCTCGTCCTGGGTGTTCCATTCATTGGCCGAGGCCCACAGTCCGAATGACCACTTCGGCGGCAGCAGCGGCCGGCCGGAGACCTCGGTGTAGGCGTCGACGATGTCCTCCGGAGAACCGGTGAACACGTAATAGTCGAGGGTAGAGTCCAGCGCGCCCCCGGTGTCGAGGGTGAATCCGGCCATGTCGGCCAGGTGGGTGCCGAGGTTGAAGATCGAGTAGCGAGTGCTCGGAATGTACACCCCGTAGCCGGCCGAGTTCAGGAAGAACGGCTTGGACAGATAGGTCCGCCCGACGCTGCCCTGGTCGAGGTACTGGTTGTAGACGTAGTTGTGCACGTCATGACCGCGCTGGTCCAACCGGTCGTAGCGCTCGCCGAAACCCTCGAACCGTTCGCCGCTGGGTGTCAGGTAATGGTCTTCGATCTTGGTGACCGTGGTGGCGCCGTCGCTGGCCCAGCCGATGTTGTGAAAGGCGGCGGGGTCGTAGTGACGGGTGATCAGCGTGCTGCCGTCGCCCTCGTAGACCGAGAGGCGGAACGGGTTCTTCTGCACGCTGAGCACCAGGTCGCTGGTCGCCATACGCAGCTCACTCGCGGAGTCGGTCACCGTGTAGCCGGTGCCGCCGGAGATGTCGAGGCCGTTGCCGGTCGGAGCGACCTGCATGCGGAAGCTGTCCGGGCTGGGGAATGCGAACCGGATCTTGGGAGTGAAGTCTCCGGCGCTGTCACCGGTGGTCACGTCCACGGACGTGCCGTTGTCCGTCACGGCCGTGACGTCGGTGACGTGGCTCCATGACGTGACGGCGAACGAGAACGGCCCGGTGCTCTTCTGGTTGCCTCCGTTGACATCGGCATGGACCGTGTAGGTGATCTGGTCGCCTCTGTCGAAGCTGCCCAGATCCACTTTCCAGTAGCTGTTGTTCCCGCTGTTGTAGTCCCAGCTGGCACCGATGGGAGTCTGATCGGCGCCGTTCTTCGTCCAGGTGACCCATACCGATTGCCCGGTCTCGATGGGCCAGGTGGTGGCGTTGACGACCACGTTGTCCCCGGCCATCGGATCACGCGGCGCCCGCTCGGTGGGTTCGGCCGAGTAGAGGTCGTCGGTGCCGGTGGGATCGTGGTGGATTCCGTCGAGCGCATGGGCCGTCGTCGTCGGGACGAACATGGCCGCAGGGACGACCAGGGCGGATATGAGCGCGAGCCTGAGGAGATCGAGGGTTGTGCGGCGAGATCCACGCGGAGTTGCGGGCATCCGGACTCCCTTCGGAACTAAATTTAGTTATAAATTAATGAGCTGATGATCTCCCGTCAATAGATCAACCCAGAGAAATTCGTTCGTCAGGCCGGCCGGCCGAGCCCCAAGGCCAGATAAGCCGCCACGTACTGCCCCATCGCCAGCAGCGTGGCAAACCGCACGATCTCGGCGCCCTCTGCGGCATGAATCGGGAAGACCCGCACGGACGACGACTCCGCAACCTCCTCGAGCCGTCGCCGGGCGGCATCCAGCAGCGGCGCCTCCGCGCCGTCGTCGAGCACCAGCAGCACCGGACGCAGCGGGGCGGGGCCGTCCTCGAACGGGTCGGCGAACACGTCCACTTCCGGCGCATCCGCCAGCAGCGGCACCAGTTGGTCGTCGTCCCCGGCGATGGCCGGCCGGCCGCTGGCCTTACGCAGGTTCTCCGCGAGCCGCCGGGCCGCCCGGGCCGCCAGCGCCGAACCACCCCACACCACGGGGGTGCCCTCGGCCAAAGCCAGCGCGAGTTCTTTGGCCGGATTCTCGTCAACACCCACCGATGGGGCGCAACGCTTCGCCACGTCATCCAAGGCCTCAGCCACTGGCTCGGCCTCGACCTCCGGGCCCAACCCGAGCCGATGCAGCGCGATCAGCATGGGCACCGCGACGGCGGTCGGATCGGTGCTACCAGCCGGCAAGAAAATGGTGTCGCGGCTCGAGGCGGCCGAGTGCAGCTCCGAGTTCTCCGGAGCCGCGACCAGCAAGGAACAGCCCCGCCGGCGCGCCTCGGCCACCGCGGATATCTCTTCCGGGCCGGCGCCTCCGGCACACATGACCACGACGAGATCCAACGGCCCAGCCCAGGCCGGCAGCCCGGGATGCGGCCAAGCGACGAAAGGCACCGGACAGATGGGCTCGAGCACGGCCCGGAAAAGCCGCCCATCCGGGCCACCCGCAACGATGGCCCGCGGACGGTCATCGGAGTTCAACCCGTCCAATGTCTCGGCCGCAGCCGAGTACGCGCGGCGTACGTGAGCACCCCAGCTGGCCAGCTCACGCAAGACGCCGTCGATGCTGGCGAGCGCCTCGGGGTCATCAAGCGAGGTATCGAAGAACATGGTCACACCTTGGACGGGCCAGCACGGTGGTTGTTGTCGCGCTCGGATTCGGCGTCTCCGAGGGGTTGCGCAAATTCGGCGAGGAGAACCGGGATGCCGTCACGGACCGGATAGGCGAGCGCGCAGCTCGAACAGGCCAGCACGTTCCGTTCGGTGCCATCGGAACCAGCCACTTCGCGTGGTGCCAGCCCGCCATGACAAGCCGGGCACACGATCACCTCGGCCAGCATGGGATCAAGCCACATTTCCCCTCCTCCTTCCGCTGATCATGAACACTACGTGACCATATCGGTCGTCTAGTGTTCATGATCATGGGGAGCTCTCGGCACCGCGGACGACGCCAAGAACCTTGTCACGTACACGTTCCATGATGGACCAGTCGGCACCCTCGACGTTCAACCGCAGCAGCGGCTCGGTGTTGGACGGGCGCAGGTTGAACCACCACATCGGCGATCCGCCGTACTCCACGGTCAGCCCATCCATGTGGTCGACCTCGACGTCCTCGTACTCCGAGAACAGAGCCTCGACGGTTGCCAGCGTCGCGGCGGTGTCGTCGACCCGGCTGTTGATCTCACCGGAAGCCGCGTACCGGTCGTAGGGCGCCAGCAACGACGAGAGCTCCTGATCCGACGAACCCAGCGCGGACAGCGTGTGCAACGCAGCCAGCATGCCGGAGTCGGCCCGCCAGAAGTCGCGGAAGTAGAAATGGGCGGAGTGCTCGCCTCCGAAGACGGCATCGGTCTCAGCCATCCGCTGCTTGATCAGCGAGTGCCCCACCGGCGTACGCACCGGGCTGCCGCCGTGCTCGGCGACGATCTCGCGCACGGCACGAGAGGTGATGACGTTGTGCACGACGGCTGCTCCCGGCGCCCGCTGCAGCTCCCGGACGGCGATCAGCCCAGTCAACGCCGACGGCGAGACCACCTCACCCTTCTCGTCGACCACGAAACAGCGGTCCGCGTCGCCGTCGAAGGCCAGCCCGATGTCGGCGCCACGCTCGAGGACCGTGCGCTGCAGATCGACCATGTTGGCCGGCTCGATCGGGTTGGCCTCATGGTTCGGGAACGTGCCGTCGAGTTCGAAGTACAACGGGATGACCGTCAGCCCGGGAAGGTCCAGGACAGCCGGCACCGTGTGTCCGGCCATGCCGTTGCCGGCGTCCACGACGACGGTCACCGGCCGGATGCCGTCCAGGCTCACGAGCTGGTGAAGGTGCTCGGCGTAGTCAGCCAGCACGTCGCGCCGCTGAATTCGGCCGGGAGCCGGAGCGTCGCTGTGCAGGCCACGCTCGGCGAGGCTTGGCAACCGCGCCACCCAGGTATCACGACGCGGCCCGTCGGCCCCGGCGAGCGCCTTCTCGGCAAGGTCACGGATTTCGGCCAGGCCGGTGTCGCGGCCGACAGGCATGGCGCCCGCGCGGCAGAACTTGATGCCGTTGTACTCCGCCGGGTTATGGCTCGCGGTGAACATGGCACCGGGCAAGCCGAGTGCCCCGCTCGCGTAGTAGAGCTGGTCGGTAGAGGCCAGGCCGATGTTCACGACGTCTAGCCCGCGGGCCGTCACACCGTCGCAGAAAGCCGCGACGAGACCGGGGGATGTGGGACGCATGTCATGGCCGACGACCAAGGTCGCGGATTGATCACCGAGAACGTCCGCCGCCGCCGTACCGAAGGCCCGGGCTACGTCCACGTCCCATTGATCGGGTACCACGCCAC
This region includes:
- a CDS encoding TIM-barrel domain-containing protein; this encodes MPATPRGSRRTTLDLLRLALISALVVPAAMFVPTTTAHALDGIHHDPTGTDDLYSAEPTERAPRDPMAGDNVVVNATTWPIETGQSVWVTWTKNGADQTPIGASWDYNSGNNSYWKVDLGSFDRGDQITYTVHADVNGGNQKSTGPFSFAVTSWSHVTDVTAVTDNGTSVDVTTGDSAGDFTPKIRFAFPSPDSFRMQVAPTGNGLDISGGTGYTVTDSASELRMATSDLVLSVQKNPFRLSVYEGDGSTLITRHYDPAAFHNIGWASDGATTVTKIEDHYLTPSGERFEGFGERYDRLDQRGHDVHNYVYNQYLDQGSVGRTYLSKPFFLNSAGYGVYIPSTRYSIFNLGTHLADMAGFTLDTGGALDSTLDYYVFTGSPEDIVDAYTEVSGRPLLPPKWSFGLWASANEWNTQDEIEAELAAIEQHDIPHSVMVLEQWSDEATFYVWHGAEYQPTPGADSLSYGDLTFPPGTAWRDPAAMVADAHDQGIRVLLWQIPVLKENFDTNPPVPPQQHLNDRSYAQSEGFVVGSGHGGDYRVPSGQWFGDSLVPDFTDPDATDWWMSKRSYLFDDIGIDGFKTDGGEHIFGRDLEFADGRDGAEMHNAYPNSYLDAYNDEVQAKTGNDGTIFSRAGTSGAQTSSIFWAGDQTSTFGAFQEAIRAGLSAGQSGVPFWAWDLAGFTGPFPSAELYLRSTAQATFSPIMQYHSEKADPSPSEARTPWNVQARTGDSSVIPIFRHFANVRMNLMPYTYTEAVRSADSGVPMMRAMSLAFPDDNDAAGWDQQYMYGEQLLVAPITSAGTSAKDLYVPEGEWYDLWNGGHFSGPGVKTYHAGTDTIPVYARPGAIIPLDLGDDYQLGSGVGNDVETHTNLVFRVYPSGASSYEYFDDDAGVHRSVTAAENWAAQQVEVAVPALGEAVTLQVASTTPAAVTVGGGALAQRSSLAALVSSADGWYWDPVQQLTHVKLPSASTVRDVVLSGVDKAAYEAEFAGQVSTAANNNHPGFTGTGFVDQFEAQGDAVEFDVHADATGQHRLRFRYANATGSTATRTVRVDGQVVGTVSLPSMGSWSDWGEATLDVSLAAGSRTVRIGYESGDTGAINLDHLVLARP
- a CDS encoding SIS domain-containing protein, with the protein product MFFDTSLDDPEALASIDGVLRELASWGAHVRRAYSAAAETLDGLNSDDRPRAIVAGGPDGRLFRAVLEPICPVPFVAWPHPGLPAWAGPLDLVVVMCAGGAGPEEISAVAEARRRGCSLLVAAPENSELHSAASSRDTIFLPAGSTDPTAVAVPMLIALHRLGLGPEVEAEPVAEALDDVAKRCAPSVGVDENPAKELALALAEGTPVVWGGSALAARAARRLAENLRKASGRPAIAGDDDQLVPLLADAPEVDVFADPFEDGPAPLRPVLLVLDDGAEAPLLDAARRRLEEVAESSSVRVFPIHAAEGAEIVRFATLLAMGQYVAAYLALGLGRPA
- a CDS encoding Trm112 family protein, which gives rise to MWLDPMLAEVIVCPACHGGLAPREVAGSDGTERNVLACSSCALAYPVRDGIPVLLAEFAQPLGDAESERDNNHRAGPSKV
- a CDS encoding phosphomannomutase/phosphoglucomutase; amino-acid sequence: MRDLAAVVKAYDVRGVVPDQWDVDVARAFGTAAADVLGDQSATLVVGHDMRPTSPGLVAAFCDGVTARGLDVVNIGLASTDQLYYASGALGLPGAMFTASHNPAEYNGIKFCRAGAMPVGRDTGLAEIRDLAEKALAGADGPRRDTWVARLPSLAERGLHSDAPAPGRIQRRDVLADYAEHLHQLVSLDGIRPVTVVVDAGNGMAGHTVPAVLDLPGLTVIPLYFELDGTFPNHEANPIEPANMVDLQRTVLERGADIGLAFDGDADRCFVVDEKGEVVSPSALTGLIAVRELQRAPGAAVVHNVITSRAVREIVAEHGGSPVRTPVGHSLIKQRMAETDAVFGGEHSAHFYFRDFWRADSGMLAALHTLSALGSSDQELSSLLAPYDRYAASGEINSRVDDTAATLATVEALFSEYEDVEVDHMDGLTVEYGGSPMWWFNLRPSNTEPLLRLNVEGADWSIMERVRDKVLGVVRGAESSP